From a single Marinobacter sp. THAF197a genomic region:
- the rpoC gene encoding DNA-directed RNA polymerase subunit beta', whose product MKDLLNLLKSQNQSKEFDAIRIGLASPDMIRSWSFGEVKKPETINYRTFKPERDGLFCAKIFGPIKDYECLCGKYKRLKHRGVICEKCGVEVALASVRRERMGHIELASPVAHIWFLKSLPSRIGLMLDMTLRDIERVLYFESFIVIDPGMTTLEKGQLLNDEQYYEALEEFGDEFDARMGAEAIKELLEAIDLQAEVDALREEIPQTNSETKIKKFSKRLKILEAFLYSGNKPGDMVMTVLPVLPPDLRPLVPLDGGRFATSDLNDLYRRVINRNNRLKRLLELNAPDIIVRNEKRMLQEAVDALLDNGRRGRAITGTNKRPLKSLADMIKGKQGRFRQNLLGKRVDYSGRSVIVVGPYLRLHQCGLPKKMALELFKPFIFSKLEHRGLATTIKAAKKMVEREEGVVWDILDEVIREHPILLNRAPTLHRLGIQAFEPVLIEGKAIQLHPLVCAAYNADFDGDQMAVHVPLTLEAQLEARALMMSTNNVLSPANGEPIIVPSQDVVLGLYYMTRERHAALGEGMVFADVKEAHRAYGAGKVDLQAKVKVRVKEVAYAEDGSKSEAYRVVDTTVGRALLFDIVPDGLPFEIVNRPMVKKAISNLINTCYRDAGLKDTVIFADQLMYMGYHYATRSGISIGFNDFEIPPEKYELVDAASDEVKDIENQYASGLLTQGEKYNKVIDIWSRANDKVSKAMMERLSKEQVIGPDGQPVKGEDGEDLMQESFNSVYMMADSGARGSAAQIRQLSGMRGLMAKPDGSIIETPITANFREGLNVLQYFISTHGARKGLADTALKTANSGYLTRRLVDVSQDLVVTEEDCGTDEGLLMTPHIEGGDVVVPLGDRVLGRVTARDVFTPTDKDNAVVPAGTLLDEKTVEMVERAGVDEIWVRSAITCETRHGICSKCYGRDLARGHRVNVGEAVGVIAAQSIGEPGTQLTMRTFHIGGAASRASAVDNIQVKHGGTVRLHNLKSIEKTDGSLVVVSRSSALAIADEQGREREWYKLPYGAVLSVKNGDVVEAGVVVAKWDPHTHPIIAEAKGTAKFVNMEEGITVRTQADELTGLSTMEVIDPKERPAAGKDIRPAIQLIDDAGEEVELPGGGTAIFFLPANALVTMANGAKIELGDVVARIPQESSKTRDITGGLPRVADLFEARRPKESAILAEISGVVSFGKETKGKKRLVITPKDDDAYEVLIPKHRQLNVFEGETVEKGEVISDGPSNPHDILRLLGVVELAKYITNEIQDVYRLQGVVINDKHIEVIVRQMLRKVEITDPGDTTLLSGDQVEITQVLEENEKANQADKEPARFERLLLGITKASLATESFISAASFQETTRVLTEGAVTGKRDFLRGLKENVVVGRLIPAGTGLAYHSERRRKRDLEEQGVTAADVEEALSAELNREG is encoded by the coding sequence ATGAAAGATTTGCTGAATCTTCTCAAGAGCCAGAATCAGAGCAAGGAATTCGACGCCATCCGTATCGGACTGGCTTCGCCTGACATGATTCGTTCCTGGTCTTTTGGCGAAGTAAAAAAGCCTGAGACCATTAACTACCGTACCTTCAAGCCGGAGCGTGACGGTCTTTTCTGTGCCAAGATTTTCGGCCCGATCAAAGACTACGAGTGCTTGTGCGGAAAATACAAGCGTCTGAAGCATCGCGGCGTTATCTGTGAAAAGTGCGGTGTTGAAGTCGCACTGGCCAGCGTGCGTCGTGAGCGTATGGGCCATATCGAGCTGGCCAGCCCGGTCGCTCACATCTGGTTCCTGAAGTCATTGCCGTCCCGTATTGGCCTGATGCTGGACATGACCCTGCGCGATATCGAGCGGGTTCTGTACTTCGAATCCTTCATCGTGATCGATCCGGGTATGACCACCCTGGAGAAGGGCCAGCTGCTGAATGACGAGCAGTACTATGAGGCCCTCGAAGAATTCGGTGACGAGTTCGACGCCCGTATGGGTGCCGAGGCCATCAAAGAGTTGCTCGAAGCTATCGATCTGCAAGCGGAAGTTGACGCCCTGCGGGAAGAGATCCCCCAGACCAACTCCGAGACCAAGATCAAGAAATTCAGCAAGCGCCTGAAAATTCTCGAGGCGTTCCTGTACTCCGGTAACAAGCCGGGCGACATGGTGATGACCGTTCTGCCGGTTCTGCCGCCGGATCTGCGCCCGCTGGTTCCGCTGGACGGTGGCCGTTTTGCCACTTCCGACCTGAACGATCTGTACCGTCGGGTCATTAACCGGAACAACCGTCTCAAGCGCCTGCTGGAACTGAACGCTCCGGATATCATCGTGCGCAACGAGAAGCGTATGCTGCAGGAGGCGGTTGATGCCCTGCTGGATAACGGTCGTCGTGGTCGTGCCATCACTGGCACCAACAAGCGTCCGCTGAAGTCCCTGGCTGACATGATCAAGGGTAAGCAGGGTCGTTTCCGTCAGAACCTGCTGGGTAAGCGAGTCGACTACTCTGGCCGTTCCGTCATCGTGGTGGGTCCGTACCTGCGTCTGCACCAGTGCGGTCTGCCCAAAAAGATGGCCCTGGAGCTGTTCAAGCCGTTCATTTTCTCCAAGCTTGAGCATCGTGGCCTGGCGACCACCATCAAGGCCGCCAAGAAAATGGTCGAGCGCGAGGAAGGCGTGGTCTGGGATATCCTGGACGAAGTCATCCGCGAGCACCCGATCCTGCTGAACCGTGCGCCCACCCTGCACCGTCTGGGCATCCAGGCGTTCGAGCCGGTTCTGATCGAAGGTAAAGCGATCCAGCTGCACCCGCTGGTGTGTGCGGCTTACAACGCCGACTTCGACGGTGACCAGATGGCGGTACACGTACCGCTGACCCTGGAAGCCCAGCTTGAAGCCCGTGCGTTGATGATGTCCACCAACAACGTTCTGTCGCCCGCGAACGGTGAGCCGATCATCGTACCGTCCCAGGACGTGGTATTGGGCCTGTATTACATGACTCGTGAGCGCCACGCTGCCCTGGGTGAAGGCATGGTGTTTGCTGATGTCAAAGAAGCCCATCGTGCCTATGGTGCCGGCAAGGTTGACCTGCAGGCGAAGGTCAAGGTGCGGGTTAAGGAAGTGGCCTATGCCGAAGATGGCAGCAAGTCCGAAGCCTACCGTGTGGTTGATACCACCGTTGGCCGTGCTTTGTTGTTTGATATCGTTCCTGACGGCCTGCCGTTTGAGATCGTCAACCGTCCTATGGTCAAGAAGGCGATTTCTAACCTGATCAACACCTGTTATCGGGACGCCGGCCTGAAAGATACTGTCATCTTTGCTGACCAACTGATGTACATGGGTTACCACTATGCAACCCGTTCCGGTATCTCTATCGGCTTCAACGACTTCGAGATTCCGCCGGAGAAGTATGAGCTGGTTGATGCCGCGTCTGACGAAGTAAAAGACATCGAGAACCAGTACGCATCCGGTCTGCTGACCCAGGGTGAGAAGTACAACAAGGTGATCGATATCTGGTCCCGCGCCAACGATAAAGTGTCCAAGGCGATGATGGAGCGTCTGTCCAAAGAGCAGGTTATTGGTCCTGACGGCCAGCCTGTGAAGGGTGAAGACGGCGAAGACCTGATGCAGGAATCCTTCAACTCCGTCTACATGATGGCCGATTCCGGTGCGCGGGGTTCCGCAGCCCAGATTCGTCAGTTGTCCGGTATGCGTGGTCTGATGGCCAAGCCGGATGGCTCCATCATCGAAACGCCGATTACCGCGAACTTCCGTGAAGGTCTGAACGTACTCCAGTACTTCATCTCCACCCACGGTGCTCGTAAAGGTCTGGCGGATACCGCACTGAAGACCGCGAACTCCGGTTACCTGACCCGTCGTCTGGTTGACGTGTCCCAGGACCTGGTGGTGACCGAGGAAGACTGCGGTACCGATGAAGGTCTGCTGATGACGCCGCACATCGAAGGCGGCGACGTTGTTGTGCCGCTGGGTGATCGCGTTCTGGGTCGTGTGACGGCCCGTGACGTATTCACCCCAACCGACAAGGACAACGCTGTTGTTCCGGCCGGCACATTGCTGGACGAGAAAACCGTCGAGATGGTCGAGCGCGCCGGTGTGGATGAGATCTGGGTTCGCTCTGCGATCACCTGTGAGACTCGCCACGGCATCTGCTCCAAGTGTTACGGCCGCGATCTCGCCCGTGGTCATCGGGTTAACGTGGGTGAGGCCGTCGGTGTTATCGCTGCCCAGTCCATCGGTGAGCCTGGCACCCAGCTGACCATGCGGACCTTCCACATTGGTGGTGCGGCCAGCCGGGCCTCCGCCGTGGATAACATTCAGGTCAAGCATGGCGGCACGGTACGCCTGCACAACCTGAAGTCCATCGAGAAGACCGATGGCTCCCTGGTTGTGGTGTCCCGTTCTTCCGCTCTGGCGATTGCCGACGAGCAGGGTCGTGAGCGCGAGTGGTACAAACTGCCTTACGGTGCCGTTCTGTCTGTGAAGAACGGTGACGTGGTTGAGGCCGGCGTTGTAGTTGCCAAGTGGGATCCGCACACGCACCCGATCATCGCCGAAGCGAAAGGCACGGCCAAGTTTGTCAACATGGAAGAGGGCATTACTGTCCGCACCCAGGCTGACGAGCTGACCGGTCTGTCCACCATGGAAGTGATTGACCCGAAAGAGCGTCCTGCGGCTGGTAAGGACATTCGTCCGGCCATCCAGCTGATTGACGATGCGGGTGAAGAAGTAGAACTGCCAGGCGGTGGTACCGCGATCTTCTTCCTGCCGGCTAACGCGCTGGTGACCATGGCTAATGGCGCGAAGATCGAGCTGGGTGACGTAGTTGCCCGTATTCCGCAGGAAAGCTCGAAGACCCGTGACATCACCGGTGGTCTGCCGCGGGTTGCCGACCTGTTCGAGGCGCGTCGCCCGAAAGAGTCTGCCATCCTGGCGGAAATCAGTGGCGTGGTGTCGTTCGGTAAAGAGACCAAAGGCAAGAAGCGCCTGGTCATCACGCCGAAAGATGACGATGCCTATGAGGTTCTGATTCCGAAGCATCGCCAGCTCAACGTTTTCGAAGGTGAAACGGTTGAGAAGGGTGAGGTGATTTCCGACGGTCCGTCCAACCCGCACGACATCTTGCGTCTGCTGGGTGTGGTCGAGCTGGCCAAGTACATCACCAACGAAATCCAGGACGTGTACCGCCTGCAGGGTGTTGTCATCAACGATAAACACATCGAGGTTATCGTTCGGCAGATGCTGCGCAAGGTGGAAATTACCGATCCGGGTGATACCACCCTGCTGTCTGGCGACCAGGTGGAAATCACTCAGGTACTGGAAGAGAACGAAAAGGCCAATCAGGCGGACAAAGAGCCGGCCAGATTCGAGCGTCTGCTGCTTGGCATTACCAAGGCATCGCTGGCCACCGAATCGTTCATTTCTGCGGCCTCGTTCCAGGAAACCACACGGGTCCTCACCGAAGGTGCGGTGACCGGTAAGCGTGACTTCCTGCGTGGCCTGAAAGAAAACGTTGTGGTTGGCCGGTTGATTCCGGCGGGTACCGGTCTGGCTTACCACAGCGAACGTCGTCGCAAGCGTGACCTGGAAGAGCAGGGCGTGACCGCGGCAGATGTTGAAGAAGCTCTGAGCGCGGAGCTCAACCGAGAAGGTTGA
- the rpsL gene encoding 30S ribosomal protein S12 — protein sequence MATINQLVRKPRKRKVAKSDVPALQACPQRRGVCTRVYTTTPKKPNSALRKVCRVRLTNGFEVSSYIGGEGHNLQEHSVVLIRGGRVKDLPGVRYHTVRGTLDTQGVQNRKQGRSKYGAKRPKS from the coding sequence ATGGCAACGATTAATCAGTTGGTGCGTAAGCCTCGTAAGCGCAAGGTAGCCAAGAGCGACGTTCCTGCTCTCCAGGCTTGTCCTCAGCGCCGTGGTGTGTGCACTCGTGTGTACACCACAACGCCGAAGAAGCCGAACTCAGCACTTCGTAAAGTGTGCCGTGTTCGTCTGACCAACGGCTTCGAGGTTTCCTCTTACATTGGTGGTGAAGGTCACAACCTTCAGGAGCACAGTGTTGTGCTGATCCGTGGCGGTCGAGTAAAAGACCTTCCGGGTGTGCGCTATCACACTGTTCGCGGTACTTTGGATACCCAAGGTGTTCAGAACCGTAAGCAGGGCCGCTCCAAGTACGGTGCAAAACGACCCAAGTCCTGA
- the rpsG gene encoding 30S ribosomal protein S7 produces the protein MPRRRVAAKREIIPDPKFGSARLAKFINHVMESGKKSVAERIVYGALDIVAEKSKEEPIEMFEKALENIQPMVEVKSRRVGGATYQVPVEVRPSRQNALAMRWLVEYSRKRGEKSMAQRLAGEILDAADSKGAAVKKREDVHRMAEANKAFSHFRF, from the coding sequence ATGCCTAGAAGAAGAGTTGCAGCAAAGCGGGAAATCATTCCCGATCCTAAATTCGGCAGTGCACGTCTTGCCAAGTTCATCAACCATGTGATGGAAAGCGGTAAGAAGTCGGTTGCAGAGCGCATTGTTTACGGTGCTCTGGATATCGTTGCCGAGAAATCTAAAGAAGAGCCGATCGAAATGTTCGAGAAGGCCCTGGAGAACATCCAGCCGATGGTTGAGGTTAAGTCCCGTCGTGTGGGTGGTGCTACTTACCAGGTGCCGGTAGAAGTTCGGCCTTCCCGTCAGAACGCGTTGGCGATGCGCTGGCTCGTTGAATATTCCCGGAAGCGCGGTGAGAAGAGCATGGCGCAGCGTCTGGCTGGCGAAATTCTTGATGCGGCCGATAGCAAGGGTGCCGCAGTGAAGAAGCGCGAAGACGTGCATCGCATGGCAGAAGCCAACAAGGCATTCTCTCACTTCCGTTTCTAA
- the fusA gene encoding elongation factor G, which yields MARKTPIKRYRNIGICAHVDAGKTTTTERILYYTGRSHKMGETHDGASTTDWMEQEQERGITITSAAVTTFWQGMDKQYPEHRINIIDTPGHVDFTIEVERSLRVLDGAVVVFCGSSGVEPQSETVWRQANKYEVPRMVFVNKMDRAGANFMRVVEQIRNRLGAITVPIQLPIGAEDDFEGIVDLLRMKAIYWNEADQGMTYELRDIPESMVAEAEKAREQMIEAAAEANEEFMEKYLEGEELTYEEIKQGLRTRTIANEIVLATCGSAFKNKGVQAVLDAVIEFLPAPDEVKAIRGEVDDEGTEETRPVDDDAPFAALAFKIATDPFVGTLTFFRVYSGKLESGNAVFNSVKGKKERVGRMVQMHANDREEIKEVLAGDIAAAIGLKNVTTGDTLCDENNKIVLERMEFPEPVISVAVEPKSKADQEKMGVALGKLAQEDPSFRVRTDEESGQTIISGMGELHLDIIVDRMRREFKVEANIGKPQVAYRECIRKPVDVEGKFVRQSGGRGQYGHVKVKLEPLPLDVEDGENFIFVNEIVGGVVPKEYIPAVQQGIEEQMQNGCLAGYPLLGIKATLYDGSYHDVDSNEMAFKIAGSMAMKKGALEANPALLEPIMKVEVVTPEDYMGDVVGDLNRRRGLVQGMDEGPAGKVIRAEVPLSEMFGYATDLRSATQGRASYAMEFSRYMEAPSNIAEAIIKKG from the coding sequence GTGGCACGCAAGACTCCTATCAAACGTTACAGAAACATTGGTATCTGTGCGCATGTGGATGCGGGCAAGACTACTACCACCGAACGTATTCTCTATTACACCGGTCGTAGTCACAAGATGGGTGAGACCCATGACGGCGCTTCCACTACAGACTGGATGGAGCAGGAGCAGGAGCGTGGTATCACCATCACGTCTGCCGCTGTTACAACCTTCTGGCAGGGTATGGACAAGCAGTATCCCGAGCACCGTATCAACATCATCGACACCCCGGGGCACGTTGACTTCACCATCGAAGTAGAGCGGTCCCTGCGTGTTCTTGATGGTGCTGTGGTTGTGTTCTGTGGTTCCTCCGGTGTTGAGCCGCAGTCCGAGACTGTATGGCGCCAAGCCAACAAGTATGAAGTTCCCCGCATGGTGTTCGTCAACAAGATGGACCGTGCAGGCGCCAACTTCATGCGCGTTGTTGAGCAGATTCGTAACCGTCTGGGTGCTATCACTGTGCCCATCCAGCTGCCGATCGGCGCCGAAGACGATTTCGAGGGTATCGTGGATCTGCTTCGCATGAAGGCAATCTACTGGAATGAAGCTGATCAGGGTATGACCTACGAGCTTCGCGATATTCCTGAGTCCATGGTTGCTGAGGCTGAGAAAGCGCGCGAGCAGATGATCGAAGCCGCCGCTGAAGCCAACGAAGAGTTCATGGAGAAATACCTCGAAGGCGAAGAGCTGACCTACGAAGAAATCAAGCAGGGTCTGCGTACTCGTACCATCGCTAACGAAATCGTTCTGGCTACCTGCGGTTCTGCGTTCAAGAACAAAGGCGTGCAGGCGGTGCTGGATGCGGTCATCGAATTCCTGCCGGCCCCGGATGAGGTTAAAGCCATCCGCGGTGAGGTGGATGACGAGGGTACCGAGGAAACCCGTCCGGTTGACGACGATGCTCCGTTCGCCGCTCTGGCGTTCAAGATCGCGACCGATCCGTTCGTGGGTACGCTGACGTTCTTCCGGGTTTACTCCGGTAAGCTTGAGTCCGGTAACGCGGTATTCAATTCCGTGAAGGGCAAGAAAGAGCGTGTGGGCCGTATGGTTCAGATGCACGCCAATGACCGTGAAGAGATCAAGGAAGTTCTGGCGGGCGACATCGCAGCTGCGATCGGCCTGAAGAACGTGACCACGGGTGACACCCTGTGTGACGAGAACAACAAAATTGTTCTTGAGCGCATGGAGTTCCCGGAGCCGGTTATCTCCGTTGCGGTTGAGCCGAAGTCAAAAGCCGACCAGGAAAAGATGGGTGTTGCTCTGGGTAAACTGGCCCAGGAAGATCCGTCATTCCGTGTTCGCACCGACGAAGAGTCTGGCCAGACCATCATCTCCGGTATGGGTGAGCTACACCTCGACATTATCGTTGACCGTATGCGTCGCGAGTTCAAGGTAGAAGCGAATATCGGTAAGCCGCAGGTTGCTTACCGTGAGTGCATCCGCAAGCCGGTTGACGTTGAAGGCAAGTTTGTTCGTCAGTCTGGTGGTCGTGGTCAGTACGGTCACGTAAAAGTGAAGTTGGAGCCGCTGCCGTTGGATGTGGAAGATGGCGAGAACTTCATCTTTGTGAACGAGATCGTTGGTGGTGTGGTTCCCAAGGAATACATCCCGGCTGTTCAGCAGGGTATCGAAGAGCAGATGCAGAACGGCTGTCTGGCCGGCTATCCGCTGCTGGGTATCAAAGCGACGCTGTACGATGGTTCCTACCACGACGTTGACTCCAACGAGATGGCGTTCAAAATCGCTGGTTCCATGGCGATGAAGAAAGGCGCCCTCGAAGCGAATCCTGCCCTTCTTGAGCCGATCATGAAGGTTGAGGTTGTTACCCCTGAAGATTACATGGGTGACGTAGTTGGCGACCTGAACCGTCGTCGCGGCCTTGTGCAGGGTATGGATGAAGGCCCCGCGGGCAAGGTCATCCGTGCTGAAGTTCCGTTGTCGGAGATGTTCGGTTACGCCACCGACCTGCGTTCTGCAACACAGGGTCGGGCGTCTTATGCGATGGAGTTCTCCCGCTATATGGAAGCTCCTTCGAACATTGCCGAAGCGATCATTAAAAAGGGTTGA
- the tuf gene encoding elongation factor Tu, producing MSKAKFERNKPHVNVGTIGHVDHGKTTLTAALTRVCHEVWGTGESRAFDQIDNAPEERARGITIATSHVEYDSPTRHYAHVDCPGHADYVKNMITGAAQMDGAILVCSAADGPMPQTREHILLSRQVGVPFIVVFLNKADMVDDEELLELVEMEVRDLLSQYDFPGDDTPIITGSALMALEGKDDNEMGTTAVKKLVEALDDYIPEPERAIDQPFLMPIEDVFSISGRGTVVTGRVERGIIKVGDEVEIVGIRDTTKTTCTGVEMFRKLLDEGRAGENVGVLLRGTKRDDVERGQVLCVPGSIKPHTKFECEVYVLSKEEGGRHTPFFKGYRPQFYFRTTDVTGSCELPEGVEMVMPGDNVKMTVTLIAPIAMEDGLRFAIREGGRTVGAGVVSKIIE from the coding sequence GTGTCTAAAGCAAAGTTTGAGCGTAACAAGCCGCACGTAAACGTGGGCACCATTGGTCACGTTGACCATGGTAAGACCACTCTGACAGCCGCCCTGACTCGTGTATGTCACGAAGTATGGGGTACGGGTGAGAGCCGTGCTTTCGATCAGATCGATAACGCACCGGAAGAGCGTGCGCGTGGTATCACCATCGCGACCTCTCACGTTGAGTACGATTCTCCGACCCGTCACTACGCACACGTAGACTGCCCGGGCCACGCGGATTATGTGAAGAACATGATCACCGGTGCTGCCCAGATGGACGGCGCTATCCTGGTCTGCTCCGCTGCTGACGGCCCCATGCCGCAGACTCGTGAGCACATCCTGCTGTCCCGTCAGGTTGGTGTACCGTTCATCGTTGTGTTCCTGAACAAAGCGGACATGGTAGACGATGAAGAGCTGCTTGAGCTGGTAGAGATGGAAGTTCGTGACCTGCTGAGCCAGTACGACTTCCCGGGTGACGACACTCCGATCATCACCGGTTCTGCGCTGATGGCGCTGGAAGGTAAAGATGACAACGAGATGGGTACTACCGCTGTCAAGAAGCTGGTAGAAGCCCTGGATGACTACATCCCTGAGCCGGAGCGTGCGATTGATCAGCCGTTCCTGATGCCGATCGAGGACGTATTCTCCATCTCTGGTCGTGGTACCGTTGTTACCGGTCGTGTAGAGCGTGGCATCATCAAGGTAGGTGACGAAGTGGAAATCGTGGGTATCCGCGACACCACCAAGACCACCTGTACTGGTGTTGAGATGTTCCGCAAGCTGCTGGACGAAGGCCGTGCCGGTGAGAACGTAGGTGTTCTGCTGCGTGGTACCAAGCGTGACGACGTTGAGCGTGGTCAGGTTCTGTGTGTACCGGGCTCCATCAAGCCGCACACCAAGTTCGAGTGTGAAGTGTACGTACTGTCCAAAGAAGAAGGTGGTCGTCATACTCCGTTCTTCAAGGGCTACCGTCCGCAGTTCTACTTCCGGACTACTGATGTAACCGGTTCTTGTGAACTGCCGGAAGGCGTTGAAATGGTAATGCCGGGTGACAACGTTAAAATGACTGTTACCCTGATCGCTCCGATCGCCATGGAAGATGGTCTGCGCTTCGCGATTCGTGAAGGCGGCCGTACCGTTGGTGCCGGCGTGGTCTCCAAGATCATCGAGTAA
- the rpsJ gene encoding 30S ribosomal protein S10, which produces MQSQKIRIRLKAFDYRLIDQSTQEIVDTAKRTGAQVRGPIPLPTRKEKYTVLISPHVNKDARDQYEIRTHKRLLDIVEPTEKTVDALMKLDLAAGVDVQISLG; this is translated from the coding sequence ATGCAAAGCCAAAAGATTCGAATCCGGTTGAAGGCGTTTGATTATCGCCTGATCGACCAGTCCACGCAGGAGATCGTCGATACCGCCAAGCGGACCGGCGCTCAGGTGCGTGGTCCTATTCCTCTGCCGACGCGCAAGGAAAAGTACACGGTATTGATCTCTCCGCACGTCAATAAAGACGCGCGTGATCAGTATGAAATTCGTACCCACAAGCGTTTGCTCGACATTGTTGAGCCGACGGAGAAGACAGTGGATGCTCTGATGAAGCTGGACCTGGCAGCAGGTGTAGACGTTCAGATCAGCCTCGGCTAA
- the rplC gene encoding 50S ribosomal protein L3: MAIGVVGRKAGMTRIFTDEGQALPVTVIEVEPNRITQLKTLENDGYRAVQVTVGSRRASRVSKAAAGHFAKAGVEAGRGVWEFRLADGEGEGLAAGGELTVSVFEDGQVVDATGQSKGKGFQGGVKRWNFSMQDATHGNSLSHRAPGSIGQNQTPGKVFKGKKMAGQMGNAQVTVQNLKIVRVDAERNLLLVSGAVPGATGGDVVIKPAVKA; the protein is encoded by the coding sequence ATGGCAATTGGTGTTGTCGGTCGTAAGGCCGGTATGACCCGTATTTTTACGGATGAAGGGCAGGCATTGCCCGTAACGGTAATCGAGGTTGAGCCCAACCGCATTACCCAACTGAAAACTCTCGAAAACGACGGCTACCGCGCTGTGCAGGTAACCGTAGGTTCTCGTCGTGCCTCCCGCGTTAGCAAGGCTGCTGCTGGTCACTTTGCGAAAGCAGGTGTTGAAGCTGGTCGTGGCGTGTGGGAATTTCGTCTGGCTGATGGCGAAGGTGAAGGCCTCGCTGCAGGCGGCGAGCTGACGGTCTCTGTGTTTGAAGACGGTCAGGTGGTTGATGCCACTGGTCAGTCCAAAGGTAAGGGCTTCCAGGGTGGCGTCAAGCGCTGGAACTTCTCCATGCAGGACGCTACTCACGGTAACTCCCTGTCTCATCGTGCTCCGGGTTCCATTGGTCAGAACCAGACTCCGGGCAAGGTATTCAAGGGTAAAAAGATGGCCGGTCAGATGGGTAACGCGCAGGTCACTGTGCAGAACCTGAAAATCGTCCGTGTCGATGCCGAGCGCAACCTGCTGCTGGTAAGTGGTGCCGTACCTGGTGCGACTGGCGGCGACGTTGTCATCAAGCCTGCAGTTAAAGCCTGA
- the rplD gene encoding 50S ribosomal protein L4, with amino-acid sequence MELTITGSGKGISVSDAAFAKDFNEALVHQVVTAYMAAGRQGTKAQKTRSEVSGGGKKPWRQKGTGRARAGTIRSPIWRSGGVTFAAKPRDFEQKVNRKMYRAAMCSILSELVRQERLVVVDDMNVDSPKTKAFTAKLKDLGVSNALILSDSVEQNLHLASRNIPHVDVRDVAGLDPVSLVAYENVVVTVPALKKIEEMLG; translated from the coding sequence ATGGAATTGACAATTACTGGTAGCGGCAAGGGGATTTCTGTTTCCGACGCTGCGTTTGCCAAAGATTTTAATGAAGCACTGGTGCACCAGGTGGTAACTGCCTACATGGCAGCTGGCCGTCAGGGTACCAAGGCTCAGAAAACACGTTCCGAAGTCAGTGGCGGTGGCAAGAAGCCGTGGCGTCAGAAGGGCACCGGTCGCGCTCGTGCGGGCACCATTCGCAGCCCGATCTGGCGTTCAGGCGGCGTAACGTTTGCAGCCAAGCCCCGTGATTTCGAACAGAAAGTTAACCGCAAGATGTATCGTGCGGCTATGTGTTCCATTCTTTCCGAGCTGGTCCGTCAGGAGCGTCTGGTGGTTGTTGACGATATGAACGTTGACAGTCCGAAGACCAAGGCGTTCACCGCCAAGCTGAAGGATCTGGGCGTATCTAACGCTCTGATTCTTTCCGATAGCGTTGAGCAGAACCTGCACCTGGCTTCCCGCAACATTCCTCACGTGGATGTTCGCGACGTGGCAGGTCTGGATCCGGTCAGCCTGGTTGCCTACGAGAACGTCGTGGTAACTGTTCCCGCTCTGAAGAAGATCGAGGAGATGCTGGGATGA
- the rplW gene encoding 50S ribosomal protein L23, whose protein sequence is MNQERIYKVLLGPHVSEKASLAAERGQVVFRVAPDATKPEIKKAVEQLFNVTVEGVQVLNRKGKLKRTIRGFGKRNDIRKAYVKLAEGQDIDFLDVE, encoded by the coding sequence ATGAATCAGGAACGTATTTACAAGGTCCTGCTGGGGCCGCACGTATCAGAGAAAGCGTCTCTGGCAGCCGAGCGTGGTCAGGTGGTATTCCGTGTAGCACCAGACGCCACCAAGCCGGAGATCAAGAAAGCCGTTGAGCAGCTGTTCAACGTCACCGTCGAAGGTGTTCAGGTTCTGAACCGTAAGGGTAAGCTCAAGCGCACTATCCGCGGGTTCGGCAAGCGTAATGACATTCGTAAGGCTTACGTCAAGCTGGCAGAAGGTCAGGACATCGATTTTCTGGATGTGGAATAA